GCTCTTCCGGGTGGACCCCAAGACCGTGACGCGATGGGCCGCAGCGGGTCGGATCGGTAGCATCCGGACACCAGGTGGACATCGGCGCTTCCGCGAGTCTGAAGTCCGAGCCCTGCTCGAAGGTGAAGGCGTGCTCGACGACCTCGACGGCGATGCCAACCGTCCACGCAACGCCGGGCCGCCTCAGAACGGCAGCCACGGGCCGACGAACGCCGGCCTGCACTGAGGGCTCAGTTTTCCGTGGCGGGCCCGCTGGGCGGGCCCGCGGCGGGGCTGCCGCCGCTGATGCCGCCGGTCCAGCGCGGCGAGAGGTCGTGCGCGACACCGATCGCGTCGAGGATCTTGCCGGCCACGAAGTCGACCAACTGAGCCGCGGTCGCCGCTGCGCCGGCGCCGTAGAAGCCCGGACTGGCCGGCAGCACCACCGCGCCGGCCGCGTCGAGTTCCAGCAGGTGCTGGAGGTGACTGCGGGTCACCGGGGTCTCCCGGGGCACAAGCACGGTCGGCCGCCGCTCCTTGAGGTTGACCTCGGCGGCTCGCTGCAACAGGTCTTTCGAGAGGCCGAGAGCGATCCCGGCACAGGCCGCCGTGCTCGCCGGCACGACCACCATGCCGCGGGCCGGGTAGGAGCCGCTGCTCGGCCCGGCGGCGAGATCACCGGCCGGCCAGAAGACCAGATCGGCCTCGGTCAGATCCCGGTCGAGCCAGCGCGCCAGGTCGTCTTTCCAGTGCCCGTCGCGCAGCGGTGACCCGGTTTCGTCGAGGATCGTCAGTCGCGCCGCCCGGGACACCACGAGATCGACAGACTCCCCGGCGTCGAGCAAGCCTCGCAGCACCGAAGCCGCATATGGCGTACCAGATGCTCCCGAGACCCCAACCACCCACGGCGTTCGCATACGGTCAAGCCTATGAGCCGGGCCTGCCCTCCCAGCCAGCGCACGCGGGAGGCCGCTGCATGGTGACGCCCGGTCTGTTCTGCCCCATCCCGCCGCGGATCTCCCCGCACGCCGATGACACGCAGGACTGGCTGGCCGAGTGGCTCATCAAGCGCGGGGTGTCTTCGGAGGCCGCCGCGCGGCTGCGGGTCAGCGGCTTCGGGCGTTACGCCGGCCGCCTCTACCCCGACGCCAGCGCCGCCGACCTGCGGCTGCTGACCGCGCTGTTCACCTTCTTCTTTCTGCTCGACGACACCGTCGACGGCAGCGCTACCCCGCCGCTGTCGGTCGTCCGGGCCACCATCGACGGGGTTTACGCGACGCTCGACAGCGACGGGCGACAGCCGGCGCCGGGGCTGAGCTCGCCGATGCGCGCGATGCTGCTCGATTCCTGGCGGGCCATCACCGGGGGGCTCTCGGAGATGTCGGTCGATCGCATCAACGACGCGTTGCGCCACCACCTCGACGGGATCCTGGTCGAGGCGAGCAACAAGTGGGTCGGGCGTAAGCCGGGGGTCGTGGAATACATCCAGCTTCGACGAGCTACGTCGGCCGCTTACGTGTCCTACGCCTTGATCGAGTTCGCCGGTGGTTCGCGGATGCGGATTCCCGAGGCGGTCTATCACCATCCGGTGTTGCGGGAGATCAGCGCGGCTGGGAATGATCTTTTGTCCTGGTTCAATGATCTGCTTTCGCTGGAGCGGGATGAGAGCACCGCTGCCGGGCACAATCTGGTGCTGGCTACCGCTCGGGAGCGGGGGTTGTCCCGGGACGGCGCGATCCATGAGGTGATCGCTCGGTGGCAGGAGCGGATGACCCGGTTCGTGGAGTTGCGCGCGGCCGTGCCGGCGTTCGGCGCCCGCATTGACGCGGCGGTTCGGCGGTATGTGGAAGGGGTCGCTGATTCGGTGCGGGGGACCATCGACTGGTCGCTGGAGTCGCCCCGGTATCCGATGCCTTCGCTTGTCGCTGATTGGGTTGGGGATCGGGCTTCGTAGTTGTTGTTGTTGTTGGGGCTTTGCCCCTCGCCCCCACCGGGGCGCTGCCCCGGACCCCGGCCGCTCTAAAGAGATGCCAGCCCGTGGGGGCGGATCTCCTCGTCGGGCTTCGCTTAGGGCACCAGGATCTCCGGATGGGGACAAGGTCGTTCGTCCAGTAGGGCGCTCCACCTTGTCCCCATCCGGAGATCCTGGTTTGTGGGCTACGCCCGACGAGGAGATCCACCCCTACCCTGCGGGTTGGGTGTGGGTTCTGGTCGAAGCCGCCGCCGCCTGGCGGTCTGTCTGCGCTGGGCGGCGGCGGCCGCCGCTTCAGCGCTCACCACACGGGCTAACGCCGCCACCGCGTCGCAGTGGATGACGAATGGGCGCCCGGCGCGCCGCTTCAGCGCCCAGCACCCGGGGTTAACGCCGCCGCCGGCGTGGCGGTCAAGGACCAATGGGCGGCGCCCGCCCCCACTTCAGCGCCCACCACGCGGATAAACACCGCCGCCGCCTTGCGGCAGCTCACCAATGAGTGGCGCCCGGCGCCACTCATTCCGCGCTATCGCCACCGCCGCGTCGCGGCGGATCACCAACGGCCGGCGCCAGCCGCCACTTGGCCACGCACCCCGCGAGTCAACGCCATCGGCGCCTGGCGGCGGGTGACGAATGGGCGACGCCAGCCGCCACTTCAAGGCCCCACGCGGGTCAACGCCGCCGCCGCGTCGCGGCGGGTCACCAATAGGCGTCGCCTGCCACTTCAACGCCCCCACGCGGGCTAACGCCGCCGCTGCGTCGCGGTCGGTGACCAGATAGGCGGCGCCAGCCGCCACTTCAGCGCCCCGCCGCGCTGATCAACGCAGCCGCCACGTCTCGGCGGGTCACAATTAGCGCTACCCAGCACATCGGCGCCCACCACCCTGGCGAACGCCGCCGCCGCGTCGCGGTCCGTGACCAATGGTCGGCACCAGCCGCGATTTCAACGCCCACCACACGAGCCAACGCGGCCGCCGCGTGCCGGTGGGTGACCCATGGGCGGCACCAGCCGCGACTTCAGCGCCCACCACACGAGCCAACGCAGCCGCCACGTCGCGGCGGGTCACTAATAGGCGCCGCGCCTGCCACTTCAACGCCCCCACCCGGGCTAACGCCGCCGGCCGTGTGGCGGTCGGTGACCAATAGGCGGCGCCAGCCGCCACTTCAGCGCCCCGCCACGCTGACCAACGCAGCCGCCACGTCGCGGCGGTTCACCAATAGGCGCCCCCGGCACTTCGGCGCCGTCGCCCGTTGGTCACCCACCGGCACGCGGCTGGCGTCGTTGGCCCGGGTGGCGGGCCAACCGCCACCCCAGCTCCCACCACACGGGCCAACGACGCCGCGGCGTCGTGGTCGGTGACCAATGGGCAGCCCCCGCCGCCGCTTGAGCGCCGGCCACTCGCTTCGGAGGCTGCCAACGCCGCTGCCACGTCGCGGTCGGTGACCAATAGGCGGCGCCAGCCGCCGCTTCAACGCCGGCCATTCGCTTCGTCGGTGTGTCGCGCTGCGCCGCGCCGACTGTGATGAGATCTAGGAAAATTCTGGTAGCCCTGGCTACCAGAATTTTCCTAGATCTACTGGGTCGGGACGTTGGGCTTGATCGTTTGCACCCGATCTGCATCACCTACGGCTTCCGCCATGATCATGTGTGTCAGGTCGGCACGACACGCCGTGCGGATTGTTGATGAGGTGCACATGATCTTGCGGAGACGTCCGCCGGGTGCTGACCACGTGCAAACGATCACCGGTCACACGTCCACGAGCCGACCCGTGCCCATCACCGGCACCGGCCGAGGCGACCGCGACCGCGACCGCGACCGCGACCGCGACCGCGACCGCGACCGCGACCGCGACCGCGACCGCGACCGAGCAGCAGAAGCGACCCGCTCTAGGCGCGCAACCCCTGGAGGGCGACCAGGTCGAGGAGCGCGAAGACGAAGAGCACTATGCCGATCACGCCGTTTGCCGTGAAGAACGCCCGGTTGACCCGGGACATGTCCGAAGGCTTGACGATGGCGTGCTCGTAGACCAGCACCGCCGCGGTGACCGCGACCCCGGCCGTCCAGAGCCACCCCAGATCCGCCAGCGCCCCGAACCACAGGTAGAACGCGACCGTCACCACGTGCGTCACCGCGGAGATGATCAAGGCGCCGCGGACCCCATGCTTCACCGGGACCGAACCGATGCCGATCCGGCGGTCGGCCTCCAGGTCCTGGACCGCATAAATGCAGTCGAACCCACCGATCCAGGTGCCCACCGCGACGCCGAGCACGAACGCCGGCCAGGACCACGAACCCGTGACGCCGACCCACGCGCCGACCGGGGCCACTGCCTGCGCCGCGGCCAGGAAGAGCTGCGGATAGTTCGTGAAGCGCTTCGCGTAGGAGTAAATGACCAGCAGGAACAGCGCGACCGGCGACAGCACCAGGCACAGCGGGTTGAGTGCGGCCGCGGCCACCTCGAAGACGACCAGCGAGAGCAGCAGGCCGACCCACGCCGTACGCAGGGACACCGCCCCGGTGACGAGTTCGCGGGACGCCGTGCGCGGGTTTTCCCCGTCGATCCGGCGGTCGATGATCCGGTTGGCGGCCATCGCGACCGTGCGGGCCGCCACCATCGCCACGGTGATCAACAGCAGGGTGCCCCACTGGACGCGGCCGCCGTCCAGGCGCATCGCGGCCAGCGCGGCTACGTAGGCGAACGGCAGGGCGAAGATCGAGTGTTCGATCACCACCAGCCGCATGAAGGCCTGGACCCGGTTTGGTGCCGGTGCCGCCATCGCGACCATCAGAGGCCGTACTCCTTCCACCGCTTGTCGACCAGGGCCGTGATCTCCGGCGACATGGCCATCTCGTCTGGCCAACCGCGGGTGTAGCCCTCGGTCGGCAGCTTGCGGGTGGCGTCGACGCCCGCCTTGCCACCCCAGAACTGCTGGTAGGACGCGTGGTCCAGGTGATCGACCGGACCCTGCGTGAGCAGCAGGTCGTGCGCGTAGTCGACGTTGCCGAACGCCCGGAACGCGACCTCGGCGTAATCGTGCACGTCGCAGTCGTCGTCGACGACCACGATCAGTTTGCTGAGCGAGAGCAGGTGGGCGCCCCAGATGGCGTTCATCACCTTCTGCGCGTGCTTCGGGTAGCGCTTGTTGATCGAGACGATCACGCAGTTGTGGAACACCCCGGCGGACGGGAGGTCGTAGTCGATGATGTCGGGGATCAGCAGCTTGAGCAGCGGCAGGAAGATGCGCTCGGTGGCCTTGCCGAGGCCGTGGTCTTCCTGCGGTGGCTTCGACGTGATGATCGAGTGGTAGACCGGATCGCGCTGCATGGTCATGCACTCGACGTGGAGCACCGGGAACGGCTCGACGGGCGTGTAGAAGCCCGTGTGGTCGCCGAACGGGCCCTCGGGCAGCCGCTCGCCCGGCTCGATGTAGCCCTCCAGCACGATCTGCGCCTGTGCCGGCACCTGCAACGGCACGGTCAGGCAGTCGACCATCTCCACCCGCTCGCCACGCAGGAAGCCGGCGAACAGGTATTCGTCGATGTCACCGGGCAGCGGGGCGCTGGCCGCGTAGCTGACCACCGGGTCGGCGCCGATCGCGATGGCCACCGGCAGCCGCTCGCCGCGCCGCTCGGCCACCGCGTGGTGCGCGGTCGAGTCCTTGTGGATCTGCCAGTGCATGCCGAGCGTGTTGTGCGAGTGCTGCTGGAGGCGGTAGAGGCCGAGGTTGCGCTTTCCCGTCTCCGGGTGCTTGGTGTGGGTCAGCCCGAAGTTGTGGAAGATCCCGCCGTCGCCGGGCCAGACCTGTAGGCCGGGCAGCCGGTTGAGGTCGACGTCGGCGCCCTTGAAGACCACCTGCTGGCAGGGCGCTGTCTTGACCTTTTTCGGGGGTACGGACTTGAGCTGCATGACCTTGCCGAGCCCGTCGCGGATCCCCGACCAGCCGACCGGGAGATCGGGCTTGACCAGCGCGCCGATCCGGTCGCCGATCTCGTCGAGCGAGTCGACGCCCAGCGCCATCGCCATCCGCCGCTCGGTGCCGAACAGGTTGACCGTCACCGGCATCTCGCCGCGGGTCGGGCGCTCGAACAGCAGCGCCGGACCGCCGGCCCGGACCGTGCGGGTGACCACCTCGCTGATCTCCAGCGTCGGGTCGACCGGCACACCGACCCGGCGCAGCTCACCGGCGCTCTCGAGAGCGGAGATGAAGTCCTTGAGATCCGGGTACGGGAAGGCACGCGCCATAGGTAGCAGTCTCGCCTATGGCGCGTGCCCCACCTCGTCGGCCCCCAGGCCGGCGCCTCAGAAGGTCAGGCCATCGGCCGAGTTCGGCAGGCCGGCGGCGGAACCGATGAAGACCTCGCTGTCGTCGGCGCCCTCCGGCCGAACCACCCGCCTGGTCACCGCCCCGGTCAGATCGATCACCTCGAGGTGCTCGGCGTCGCGGCTGTCGTAGGTGCTCACCAGCAGGTGCCCCTCGTCAGCCCAACCGATGATCCGGCCGTTGTCGTCGAGCGCGATCCGCTCGCGAACTCCCCCGGTGTCCGGATCGACGACGGCGATCGACAATCCACCGCTGCCGACGAGCGGCCCGCTCAGGGCGAGCTGACCGTCCGGTGAGAAGACCGGTCGGGCACACAGGTCGGGTCCCGGCACCGCGAGAGTGCGCTGTGGCCGCCCCTTCAGATCGAAAAACTGGACCCCGCGCGCCGTGTACGCACTTCCCTCGCTGGGAGAATCCGCGAGCGTCACCGCGAAGCCGTCGCTGTGGGGGGTCCAGGCCATGCCGATGTCGGCGACGGACAGATCGGGCAGTTCCAGCAGCTCACCTCGCAATGTCTCCGTGTCGACCAGGACCGCACCGGGCGGGCCGTTGCGAGGCACGAATCGGAAGAGGATGCGCTGCCCATCAGGTGACCACACGCCGTCGTTGGCGTTGCCGGGGAACCCGTCAATCTTGCTTCCGTCGATCCACCGGACGACGCCGGTCGCCCGATCCATGATGCCCAGCCCGCTCGGGTTGGCGGTGCTGTTGTCGCCGGTGGCGACCAGCACCCGGTCACCGTCGGGCGACGGGATCGCGGTCCGATAAGGAACCCGGCGGTAGGTGCCGGTCTTGCGATCCAGCAGCAACGAGTAGTTGAACGCGGGGCTGCCGTCTTCAACTCCGAGGTCGCGGACGCCGCTGTAGGCCTCGATGACCGACTCACCGGGTCCGCTCGCGACCTGGCTTCCCTGGCCGCCACCGACAGCCACGCCGGCCGCCGCGAGCACGGCGCACAGCACCAGC
This genomic interval from Asanoa ferruginea contains the following:
- a CDS encoding BldC family transcriptional regulator, which translates into the protein MDTGDRLLTPGEVAALFRVDPKTVTRWAAAGRIGSIRTPGGHRRFRESEVRALLEGEGVLDDLDGDANRPRNAGPPQNGSHGPTNAGLH
- a CDS encoding UbiX family flavin prenyltransferase, which produces MRTPWVVGVSGASGTPYAASVLRGLLDAGESVDLVVSRAARLTILDETGSPLRDGHWKDDLARWLDRDLTEADLVFWPAGDLAAGPSSGSYPARGMVVVPASTAACAGIALGLSKDLLQRAAEVNLKERRPTVLVPRETPVTRSHLQHLLELDAAGAVVLPASPGFYGAGAAATAAQLVDFVAGKILDAIGVAHDLSPRWTGGISGGSPAAGPPSGPATEN
- a CDS encoding terpene synthase family protein, which encodes MVTPGLFCPIPPRISPHADDTQDWLAEWLIKRGVSSEAAARLRVSGFGRYAGRLYPDASAADLRLLTALFTFFFLLDDTVDGSATPPLSVVRATIDGVYATLDSDGRQPAPGLSSPMRAMLLDSWRAITGGLSEMSVDRINDALRHHLDGILVEASNKWVGRKPGVVEYIQLRRATSAAYVSYALIEFAGGSRMRIPEAVYHHPVLREISAAGNDLLSWFNDLLSLERDESTAAGHNLVLATARERGLSRDGAIHEVIARWQERMTRFVELRAAVPAFGARIDAAVRRYVEGVADSVRGTIDWSLESPRYPMPSLVADWVGDRAS
- the mqnP gene encoding menaquinone biosynthesis prenyltransferase MqnP — encoded protein: MVAMAAPAPNRVQAFMRLVVIEHSIFALPFAYVAALAAMRLDGGRVQWGTLLLITVAMVAARTVAMAANRIIDRRIDGENPRTASRELVTGAVSLRTAWVGLLLSLVVFEVAAAALNPLCLVLSPVALFLLVIYSYAKRFTNYPQLFLAAAQAVAPVGAWVGVTGSWSWPAFVLGVAVGTWIGGFDCIYAVQDLEADRRIGIGSVPVKHGVRGALIISAVTHVVTVAFYLWFGALADLGWLWTAGVAVTAAVLVYEHAIVKPSDMSRVNRAFFTANGVIGIVLFVFALLDLVALQGLRA
- a CDS encoding menaquinone biosynthesis decarboxylase, which gives rise to MARAFPYPDLKDFISALESAGELRRVGVPVDPTLEISEVVTRTVRAGGPALLFERPTRGEMPVTVNLFGTERRMAMALGVDSLDEIGDRIGALVKPDLPVGWSGIRDGLGKVMQLKSVPPKKVKTAPCQQVVFKGADVDLNRLPGLQVWPGDGGIFHNFGLTHTKHPETGKRNLGLYRLQQHSHNTLGMHWQIHKDSTAHHAVAERRGERLPVAIAIGADPVVSYAASAPLPGDIDEYLFAGFLRGERVEMVDCLTVPLQVPAQAQIVLEGYIEPGERLPEGPFGDHTGFYTPVEPFPVLHVECMTMQRDPVYHSIITSKPPQEDHGLGKATERIFLPLLKLLIPDIIDYDLPSAGVFHNCVIVSINKRYPKHAQKVMNAIWGAHLLSLSKLIVVVDDDCDVHDYAEVAFRAFGNVDYAHDLLLTQGPVDHLDHASYQQFWGGKAGVDATRKLPTEGYTRGWPDEMAMSPEITALVDKRWKEYGL
- a CDS encoding PD40 domain-containing protein, whose amino-acid sequence is MNDELSGALRQTFEQIADDGGPPPALARAALAGARRRRRVQVGAGAGLVLCAVLAAAGVAVGGGQGSQVASGPGESVIEAYSGVRDLGVEDGSPAFNYSLLLDRKTGTYRRVPYRTAIPSPDGDRVLVATGDNSTANPSGLGIMDRATGVVRWIDGSKIDGFPGNANDGVWSPDGQRILFRFVPRNGPPGAVLVDTETLRGELLELPDLSVADIGMAWTPHSDGFAVTLADSPSEGSAYTARGVQFFDLKGRPQRTLAVPGPDLCARPVFSPDGQLALSGPLVGSGGLSIAVVDPDTGGVRERIALDDNGRIIGWADEGHLLVSTYDSRDAEHLEVIDLTGAVTRRVVRPEGADDSEVFIGSAAGLPNSADGLTF